tgcctgcctcggcctcccaaagtgctgggattgtataggcgtgagccactgtgcctggccaaataaaCGGAAATCTTGAGTCTCTTTGTATTAGTCCTTTCTTTATTGCACTCAAAGAATAACTggaattgggtaatttataaaggaaagagatgtatttgctcacggttctgcaggctgtacaggaagcatagtgttGGCAtttgtttctggtgaggcctcaggaagcttccaatcatagcagaaggtataaaccaaaaagtatctgagacaggtcttgaTCAATTTAGACAATTTATTTTGGGCTgggtgctatggctcatgcctgtaattccagcactgggaggctgaggcaggtggatcacttgaggccaggagtttgagactggcctggccaatgttgtgaaaccctgtctctacaaaaaatacaaaaattagccgtcatcctagctactcaggaggctgaggcaggagaactgcttgatcctgggaggcgagattgtagtgaggcaagatcacaccactgcactccagtctgggcaacagagtaagtgagactccatcttaaaaaaaaaaagttttgttttgccAACATTAAGGATGCATGCCTGGGAGGCAGGTCTGTATCTTTCTCCAAAGATTACTTTGAGAGGttcaatatttaaaggagaaaagacagatattggggaaggaagaagacattttaaaaaggtgtgggtagataagagacaaacggTCGCATTCTTTTAAGTCTTCGatcagactttcttttttttgtttgtttttttgggttttttttgaggcggagttttgctcttattgcccaggctggattgcaatggcgccatttcggcttactgcaacctcagactcctgggttcaagcgattctcttgcctcagcctcccaagtagctgggattacaggccaccgacaccttgcccagctaatttttgtatttttagtacagatggggtttcaccatcttggccaggctggtcttgaacttaagacctaaggtgatccacctgcctcaggcttccaaagtggtggaattataggcatgagccaccatgccagcctttAATCAGACTTTCGCCAAATACACAATGTACATCTGGGGGAAGGGTAGAGGAATACTCACTTAGGCCATTTCTTAccttttttgagacatagtttcagtcttgttgcccaggctggagtgcaatggcgcaatctcgactcatggcaagcctctgcctcccaggttcaagcgatactcctgcctcagcctcccgagtagctgggattatgggtgcctgccaccacacccggctaatttttgtatttttagtagaaatgggatttcaccgggcgtggtggctcacgcctgtaatcctaacacttttggaggctgaggcaggtggatcacctgaggtcaggagtttgagaccagcctggccaacatggcgaaaccccatctctactaaaaatacaaaaattagccgggcagtagtggcctgtgcctataatcccagctacttgggaggctgaggcaggagaattgcttgaactcgtgaggcagaggttgcagtgtgcggAGGTCGcatcactgcatccagcctgggtgacagagcaagactccgtctcaaaaaaaaaaaaaaaaaaaaaaatttgctcggggtttcaccacgttggtgaGGCcagtcgtgaactcctgacctcaggtgatccacctgcctcgcctcccaaagtgctgggatttcaggcatgagccaccgcccccagccgtCACTTTTGCCTTTGTCTAGTTCAGGGAATCTGAATTTTTCTAGCAGAGGAAGCAAACAAATACGCATTTGTCttaggtgagcagagggatgacttaaGAGGTCAGTAAAATTCTTGGTGCTCACAAGGAATTTCCTAGCAGGCAAACTGGGTGacaggtatgtagctttttttttttttttttttttttttgagacagtctaactctgttgcccaggctggaatgcagtggcatgatctcggctcactgcaacttcctcctccagggttcagacgattctcctgcctcagcctcccgagcagctaggattacaggtgtgcaccaccacgcccagttaatcttttgtattttcagtagagaccggtatatcaccaggttggccagcctggtctccaaatcctgacttcaggtgatccgcccacctcagcctcccaaagtgttgggattacaggcgtgagccacttggCCTCTCTCCTTGCATATTCATGTGCCTGCAACCCCAAGAGGGAGCTCCTGGCCCCTTGGTTAGGGTCGGGGCCCCAGAGGCCCAGGGTCAAGGCTATGGCCCCATCCAAAGGACGTGCATCCGACAGGAATGGAAGAGGCTTCGCTGGGGCCTGCTGGAATTCCTGCTGTGGAAAGCAAGAGGAGGTGCTCCTTGAAGAAACGGGGATACCACGATCTCAGGGGTTCTGTCCTCGCCTGCGTCCCTGGATCATCCagcctgttttggggtggggagcCGACCTCGCCCTTCTTAGCGGGGGCTGAGGGTGAGCGTCCCGCTTCCCCAAAGGCCTAACCCAGGGTTCCAGCCGCAGGCCCCACTGGGCAGTGCGGGGCCCCGCCCGCCCGCCCCTCCAGGCCTGGCACTCGCCCTCAGCAAAGATGGCGCGGCGGTCTCAGGCGCCTCACGCGACCCATCCGCCGGACTCCTCCCGCGCTGCTCTTAGCCCCGCAGACGGCTGCCGAGCGGTGGAGGGGAAAGTGTGATCCGAGGCACGGCGGTGGCTGCGCGCTGGCGCTGCAGGGCTGGATGCTGTATCCCCGGGAGAGCCCGTCGCGGGAGTCCAAGGAGCTGGGCGGCCTCTGGAGCTTCCGCGCCGTCTTGGACAATCGACGCCAGGGCTTCGAGGAGCAGCGGTACCCGCGGCCGCTGCGGGAGCTGCGGGGCAGGGCCGGGAGGCGCCCGGGAGCTCGGCGGTGGGAGGGGGGAGCCCTGGTTCCCTGCAGGCTCCTTCCCCTGGGCGCCCCGGAGCTGGCGCCCTACAGGAAGTTAAAGGTCAATGGGCTTAGGGGCGCAGGCTTGGGGGACGGGGAGACCGGGGGAACTGGGgagggccgaggcgggagaaGAAGGAAGCGCTGCTGCCGAACCCCCTCACGAGACGAAGGGTGAGCCCGGGCagtgtctttctttttaatgtttattttaaattttaaaaattgttttgagactgggtttggccctgtcgcccaagctggagcagAGTGGTGTAATactaacttctgagctcaagggattctcccgcccCAGGCTTGCAAGTTAGCtggggccaccacgcctggctattaaaaacaaaacaaaacaaaaccttgaccaggcttggtggctcacgcctgtaatcccagcactttgggaggccgagacaggtggatcacttgaggccaggagttcgagactagactggtgaaaccccgtctctattaaaaatacgaaaatttgctgggcatgatggtacacacctgtaatcccagctactcgggagtcagaggcaggagaagtgcttgaacccgggaggcggagggtgcaatgagccgagatcacagagCCActggactgcactccagcctgggtgacagagtgagactccgtctcaaaaaaaaataaataaataaataaacaaataaataattttttttttcttttttaaagatataggtctcactgcattgcccaggctggtctcgaactcctggcctcaagccatcctcccatgttgacctcccaaagcgctgattacaggcatgagccacacagaCACTGGTCTGGCCAGAGCGGCATGTGCTGCAcagagctgggaggagggagacagtTTAGACCTCCTGAGGTCAGCtctgctgaggcaggaaggtccCTTGGTTTTCAAGGTTCAGGTTGAGGACAGGACATGATATCAGGCCAAGGACACCACCCCTGTTTTCCTCCTGACTTGGATATGGTCAGCAGAGAAGTGGGACCGAGTGAGGTCTGGGCCGCGTTTTCCTTGCTTGCATCCCCTTAGAAAAACTTTGCAGCATTCAgtacaggaggaagagagaagagggctGGGTGCCAgcgtgcgtcccactcacagtgTCCTAAGCAAAGCCTCGCATACCCCCAAACAGTCTTCCTCCCTGTGACAGGCAGTGGGTCATCTGTCTTGGGAGATATTGGGCCCCATCCACTCCGAAGAGGAACTCTTGGCCCCGCTAGTCCAGGTGCACAAACCGCCTTGGCGATTAATCTGTCCTCAGCAAGTTGTCTGTCCGTTCCGCCAAGAGTCCCCGCTATGTGTCAGGACTTGCACTAGGCCTGGGGGCACAGCTCTGCAGCACACTGGCCCAGGATCTTTTTGGGGACCTAGGAGGTGAGCGCGGCTCTTCTCTCCACCATCGGGCCCCACCCTGGGCGTGCCGGTTCCCTCCAGCTTCAACGACATCTGTCAGGACTGGTGGCTGCGGCAGTTTGTTGGCTGGGTGTTGTACGAACAGGAGGTGACCCTGCCGGAGCAATGGACCCAGCACCTGCGCACAAGAGTGGTGCTGAGGATTGCCAGTGCCCACTCCTATGCCATTGTGGTCAGTGCAGCCAGGAGCAGGCAGGGTAGGTGGGTGGGCATGGCTGCTGAACAGCATGGGACCCCCAGCAGCCACCTACAGCCTGTCTCCTGGGGTGGGATGGTGgggggccctgccctgccctgggggcTGTGCCCTGTGTAGGGGGATAGGTGGCCTGATCTACACCCCTGGGATGCCATTCTTCCTGTCTGGCCGGCAGGTCCCTGAGCCCCATGCTGCAGGTTATGTGAGGGAGTGCCTGATAGCAGGGCCCCTCCTCATGCCCCAACCTGCTGCCCCCTCCTCATATCTCCTGTGTCTGCAGTGGGTGAATGGGGTCGACACGCTAGAGCATGAGGGGCCGACAGCAGCAGTCTGGTCCAGGTGGGACCCCTGTCCTTCTGCCCCcgcatcactatcaccatcaatAATACGCTCACCCCCTCCACCCTGCCACCAGGGACCATCTGCTACATGATCAACACCTCCAAGTGGATACCATCCTGTCTCCACCGCACTCACCTACCTTCCCATCCCACCCTGTGGTCTTCCTGCTAGGGACAGGGTGGCCTTGGCAGAGTGGAGGCCCTGGATCTGAGGAGGCTTGTGAGCTGAGGTCAAGGgactcagggcaagggcccagcgAACCACTGTCCTCCGACCCTAGGTATCCCAAGGGTTACTTTGTCCAGAACACAGACTTTGACTTCTTCAACTACATGGGACTGCAGCGGTCTGTGCTTCTGTACACAACACCTACCACCTACATCGAtgacatcaccatcaccaccggCGTGGAGCATGACAGTGCTGGTAGGATCCTCCCTCAGTGGGGCCCAGGGTGGCTCTGTTTGTTTCCTGCTTGGAAAGCTCTCCCAGGGAAAAGGTTCTCCGAGCATCTCTGAACCCTCATAGTTTCCTACCTACCTATGAAGGTAAAATCCAGGCTGACTGGGGCACAGGCTCCCGAAATCACCCGTGTGGTTGACCTCACTTGGAGAAGAGGGGTCTGGCCTAATGTCACACAGCTCAGGGTGGCAATCCTGTCCCTTCCCCACGGTGCTGCTGTCACTCCAGCTCCCTTTGCTACACATCGTGCTCAAGGAACAGGCAGCTTCGggggaccgggcatggtggctcatgcctgtcctCTCAGCTCTTTGCAAGGAGGCCctggtaggaggatcacttgaggccaggagttcaagaccagcctgggcaacatagcaagactatcactacaaaaaattaaaaaattagccaggcatggtgatgcatgctggtagtcccagctgctgaggcaggagaatcacttgagcctgggaggtcaagggtgcagtgagctatgactgtgccactgcactccagtctgggtaacagagggagaccctgtcttttttttttttttttttttttgagacagagtcttgctctctcgcccaggctggatggcagtggtgcgatctcagctcactgcaacctccgcctcccggattcaaaggattctcctgcctcagcctcctgagtagctgggattatgggcacctgccaccatgcctggttagttttgtatttttttagtagaggcagggtttcaccatgttggcctggttggacttgaactcctgacctgaggtgatccacccgccttggcctcccagagtgtaaggattttttaagtttttttttcatttttaaaatatatttttttctttttctgagatgaggCCTTGCAcggtcgcctaggctggagtgcagtggcgagattaTTGACAGTGTTTTGTGGCCGCAGttccaaatttaaaagaatttaggctgggtgcggtggttaatgcctgtcattccagcactttggaaggccgaggtggacagattgcttgagctcaaaagttcgagacccacctgggcaacatagtgagatcctgtctcaaaataaataaattaaataaataaataaataagaacttaAACAAGAATAAAGGGCTGTGATTAATATATTAAGTCCTATAAGCATATGGTGATGTTTGATCAGGAGAATGAAGCCACCATTACAGAGTTCTCCTATTAATGGTGGGGGGTAAGGCAAGGTTAGTAAGATTTGCTGTAAGTCTTCAAAAGGCTATTAGTGGGAGTAAGTAGTGTTTGAAGCTCTCGAGAGAGTAATATGATTCGGCTATGGATTCGCTCATAGTTTGAATTTGCTAGGCAGAATAGTAAGGACAAAGTAAGTCCATGGGCAATTATGAGGGTAATTGCACCAGTAAAGCTTCAGGGGGTTTGAATGAAGATAGCCATAGTAACAAGTGCTGTATGACTTACGGAGGAATATGCAATAAGTGATTTTAGATCAGTTTGTCGTAGACAAATAGAGCTTATCATAACTATCCTTCATAAGGATAACATGTGGAAGGGGTAGGCTATATATTCTGTCAGGGGGCTGAGGATAAGGGTAAGCCGTATTATGCTGTAGCCGCCTGGTTTTAGGAGAACCGCTGCAAGTACTATTGAGCCAGCAATAGGGGCTTCTATGTGGGCTTTAGGAAGTCGTAGGTGAAGTCGTATAGGGGTATTTTTACTATAAAAGCCATAATACATGCTAATCATATAAGGTTATTGGATCAGAAAATTAATAGTTCTTGGGTGTTAAATATTATTATGTTCAGTGAACCTAAGGTATTTCAAGTATAAATAAGTATAATAGGTAGCGGGAGAGATCCCATTAgtgtataaaataagaaatacgaGCTTGCATTGAGGCGTTCTGGTTGGTTACCTCAGGGGGTGATAATAATTAAGGTAGGGATAAGCGTAGCTTCaaagagtatataaaatataattagtttTGTGACTGTGaatgctataatttaaaaaaaattatagggaaatcaatatggaaatatagaGCTTTTTCCATAGGGGTGACTCATTGGAGAGGTGGTACTGGCTTGCTATAATTATAAGAGGTAGTAGTCAGGCTGTTAAGATTAGAAGGGGTGATGTCAGCGATCAGAAGAGAAAGTTAATGAGAAGTTGAATAGATTGCtgaattgattaaaaaataatagggcAATGAAGCTGATGATTAGGCTGTGAATAGTCATATTGATTTAGATTATTGAGTTTTTAGAGAGTCATGTTATTGATAGCAGTATAATTGttggaataataatttttagcATTGAAGTAAATTTAGGTTATGTACATAATCTAGGCCATACGTGTTGGAGATTGAAACTAGTAAGGCGAGGCCCACTGCAGCTTTGCAGGCAGCAAATACTGGGAGGGTAATGGGTATTATGAATGCTAGGgtgaaatgtatatttaaagttATAAGGGTATTTATGatgaataatgataatattattCCTTCTAGGCATATTAGGGATGCTATCAGGTGGGATTGATAGATTAATATCCCCAGAAGTGATATGGTATATGCTAATATGATATTGATATAAATAGAAGGCATTTGGTAAATATGTTCTATTATAATCTAATGAGTCAGAATCATTTATTTTGGCTTAAACTATCTACCAATTCAGTTCAGTCTAATCCTTTTTGAGTTCATTCATAAGTTAACCCTAGTACTAAAATGATAACTAGTATAAGGGCTGTGCTGATTGTTAGTGTCAGGTTGTTTGTTTGAAGAGCTCATGGCAAGGGTAATAGGGCGATTTCTAAGTCAAATAGGAGGAATGTGATGGCTACTAGAAAAAATTTTATGGGGGAGGGAATGCAGGCGGAGGATAATGGGTCAAATCTGCATTTGTAGGGGCTGGATTTTTCTGTATAAATCTTAAGTTGTGGGAGCCATAATGTAATAACTATTAGTGATAAGGCTAATAGGGTGTTGATTACTAGGGCTAGTATTAGGTTAATTACTCTTTTTCAGATGTTGTCAAAACTAATTGATTGGAAGTCAGTAGTACTCTTTATACTAAAAGAGTAAGATCCTCATCAGTAAATAGAAATATACAAGAATAGTCATACTACATCTACAGAGTGTCAATATCAGGCAGCGGCTTTGAAGCCAAAGTGATGGCTAGGTGTAAAGTGATATTTTAATTGTCAGAAGAGACAGATAGTGAGGAATGTTGATCCAATAATGACGTGAAGTCCGTGAAAGGCTGTAGCTATAAAGAATGTTGAGCCATAAATTCATCAGAAATAGCAAAGGGAGCCTCAGAGTATTCTGAGACTTGTAGGAGGGTGAAGTAAATACCTGAGGTAATTGTGATAAGTAGTGCTTCAGTTATttgtttttgattattttctagTAGGCTGTGATGGGCTCAAGTAATTGAAATCCCTGATGCAAGAGGGGTACTTCCAGAGGGTTGAGGGGAGAAATGCCTGTTGGGGGTCAGTGTCCTCCTAGTTCTGGAGTTGGGGCTAGACTGGAATGGTAGAATGCCCAGAAGAATCCAGCAAAGAAAAATACTTCtgagataataaataaattccataTCAGAGGCCTTTTGGACAATTGTTGTATGGTGGCCTTGAAATGTACTTTCTCGGATAATATCACGTCACCATTGATATATAGTCAGTGTATTGGTTAGTAGGCCTAAAGTTAAAAGAGTAATAGAGTTAAAGTGAGATCATATAGCTAGGCCAGATGTTATTAGGAGAGCTGAGAGAGCCCCTGTTAATGACCAAGGGCTGAGTTTGACTAAATGAGAGGTGTGTGTTTGGTGGGTCATTATGTGTTGTCATATAAATAAAGGCTTACTAATAGCGTAAAGACATAAGCTTGGATAAGGGCCACAGCGAATTCGAGAGTGGTCAATAGAATTAGAATAATAAGGGTAATTGAAGCTGTGGGAAGGTTAATAGTTGATAATACTAGTGTGGCTCCTCCAATAAGTGTATGAGTAAGTGACTGGCCATAATATTGGCTGTTAAATGTACAACTAGTGCCATTGGTTGAATAAGTAGACTAATGGTTTCGATGATTACTAGTATAGGGGTAAGTGGTATGGGCGTGACTTGCAGGAAGAGAGCTAAGGAGTTTTTAGTTTTAAAGTGGAACCTGTGATTACTGTTCCTGCTCATAAGCGGATTGCTATACCGAGATTTATTGATAGTTGAGTAGTTGGTGTAAATGAGTGGGGTAGAAGCCCAAGGAGATTGGTTAAGGCAATAAAGAGAATTAGGGATATTAGTATAAGGGATCAGGTTCGTCCTTTAATATTATGTgtgattattatttgttttagaaCAAGTTGAACTAGTCATTGTTGAATAGAAATCAATCttgtattaattatattaatattaattagatAGTTATTAGATGATACTAATtagataattaatattaattagtgAGTATATTAATTAAGTAGTTGGAGGTTGGAAGGAGTGTGGTGGGAAACAAGATGATTAGTGCTGCTGCGGGTAAACCTAGGATTGTCGGGGCAGTAAATGAGGTGAACAGATTTTCGTTCATTTTAGTTCTCAAGGGTTGTTATGTTTTTGTGTTTCAATTATTTTTGGTGTAGGGGGTGTATGGTAAATGACATTTGATAGTTTTAATTGAATAATCGAGAATAAAGTTATGATTgttgatataataataataggtcATGTGGAAGTATCTTGTTGAGGAATTCACTGTAGAGAGGTGTGATTTCTGTCAGAAGAAGTCTTTAAAAGGTTAACGCTGGGGTAGCTTTACAGTGAGATTATAGTGTGGATATAGACCaagttttgaaagtttttaatgggactaattttaaaacaatagatATAAAGCTGTGGTTAGATCCACACATTTCTGAGCGTTGTCCATAGTAGAGGCCTGGTCATGTAGTGGTTAAGGCAAACTGGTTTAAGCGTCCAGGGATTGCATCTGTTTTTAACCCTAATGAGGGAATAGTTCATGAGTGCAGGATAtctttggatgagattaacatgcGGATGGGAATTTCTGTTGAGAGGATGTTTGGTTATCGAATTTGAGGAGTTGAAGTTCTTCTGGTTTTAAGTTGGCTGTTGGAAGTATATAAGAATCGAAGCTTAATTCTTCATAATCTATATACTCGTAGCTTCAATACCATTGATGTCCAATTGTTTTAATGGTGAGAGGGGGGTTATTGATTTCATCTGTTATGTACAGAATACATAGGGATGGGAGGGCAATTAAGATTAAGCTGATGGCAGGCAAGATAGTTCAGACAGTCTTTATTTCTTGGGCATCTATAGTGGTAGTATGAATCAGCTTTGTTGTATTAGAGAAATAATGTATAGAACCAGGAAACTAATTAGGAAAATGATTATAAGAGTGTGGTCATGGAAGGTAAGTAGTTCTTCTATAGTAGGGGATGAAGCATCTTGAAGACCTAATTGAACTGGATGGGCCATTAAGATATATAGGGCTTAACCTATAACTTAACTTTGACAaagttatgaaataattttattaatatcttattGAGAAAGTCATAGAGGTTATGGGATTGACTTGAAACAGTCTCTGGAGGTTCGATTCCTTCCTTTTTCGCTTAGATCTTCATGTAGGTTGGTTCTTTGAATGTGTGATAGGGTGGTGGACAGCCATATAGTCATTCTAAGTTGGTAGATGGTTGCACAATTGttagaacttttcattttgaagCGAAGCCTTCTCAGATCATGAAAGTTATTAGCGTTACTGCTGTTAGGGAAATAAATGAGCCTACAAATGAAATAGTATCTCATGCGGTGTATGCACCGGGATAATTGGAGTAATGGCGAGGCATACTGGATAGGCTGCGGAAATGCTGCGGGGAAAAAAGTTAAATTGACACCTATAAATATGATGGCAAAGTGAGTTTTAGCATAGATTTGATTGAGTGTATAACCTGAAAATAGGGGGAATCAGTGGACAAAGCCTTCTATAACAGCAAATATGGCTCCTATTGATAAGACATAATGGAAATGGGCTACAacataatatgtatcatgtaAAACAATATCTAGTTATGAATTGGCTAGTACAATGCCGGTTAAACCTCCTactgtaaaaaggaaaataaatcccaGGGCTCAGAGTATTGCGGGAGATCATTTGATGTTACTGCCATGTAATGTAGCTAATCAGCTAAAGACTTTGACATGAGTAGGAATAGCAATAATTATAGTAGCAGAGGTGAAGTATGCTCATATATCTACATCTGTTCCTACTGTAAATATGTGGTGAGCCCATACGATAAACCCTAAGGAGCCAATTGATATTATGGCCTACACTATGCCCATATACCCAAATGGCTCTTTTTTCCCAGAGTAGTATGTTACGATATGGGAAATTATCCTGAAGCCCAGTGGGATAAGGATATAGACTTCAGGGTGATCAAAGAATCAGAATAAGTGCTGATATAAGATAGGATCACCTCCACCAGCTGGGTCGAAAAAAGTAGTATTAAGATTGCGGTCTGTTAATAGTATAATAATGCTGGCGGCTAGGACTGGGAGAGAAAGGAGTAGAACTGCTGTAATTAGGACTGATCAGACGAAAAGGGGTGTGTGATATTGGGACATGGCTGGAggttttatattaataattgtgGTAATAAAGTTAATGGCCCCTAAAATAGAAGAGACACCTGCCAAATGGAGTGAGAAGATGGTTAAATCTACAGAGGCTCCCGCATGTGTTAGGTTTCCTGCTAAGGGGGGGTAGACTGTTAGCCGGTTCCAGCGCTGACCTCTACTATAGTGGAGGCAAGTAATAGCAGGAAAGAGGGTGGGAGGAGTCAGAAACTCATATTATTTATCCGGGGAAATGCTATGTCAGGGGTGCCAATTATCAGAGGGATTAACCTCCAGTTATAATTGGTattactataaagaaaattataacaaatGCATGAGCGGTAATGATGACATTGTAAATTTGATCATCACCTAGTAGAGTACCTGGTTGGCCCAGTTCCGCTCAAATAAGGAGGCTTAAGGCTGTACCTACTATCCCTGCTCATGCACCGAATAGCAAGTATAATGTCCTGATATCTTTATGGTTGGTTGAGAACGATCAACGGTTGGTGAACATAAGTGAAGTGAGAAAAGGTAAAATGGCTGAGTAAACTTTAGACTGTTAATCTAAAGACAGAGGTAAAGGCCTCTTTTTTCCTGTCCCGAGGTGAttttcatgttgaattgcaaaCTCAAAGGAGCAGCTTGAATCCTGCTGGGGCTTGTACGCCATTTTTCCCCCAACTGCGGGAGAAGTAGATTGAAGCCAGTTGATTAGGGTGTTTAGCTGTTAACTAAATTTTCGTGGTTTAAGTCCCACCAATCTAGCAAGAGCTTAGCTTAATTAAAGTGATTGATTTGCATTCAATTGATACAGAATAGAGTTTTTCAGTCCTTAGGGTTTTTTAGAAATTAAGTATAATTTACTTGCTAAGAGCTTTGAAGGCTCTTGGTCTTACTTAACCTAAATTTCTAGATTATGGATAGTGTTAGTGGAGAGATTGGTAGGAGGATGGTAGAGAAGGTGATAAGTGTGGGGAGAagtaatatgaaatattttcaaactgtcattttatttttatattatttgatgtGGGGAATATTGTCACTGAAGTGGAGTAAACTAAGCGTATGTAAATATACAGATTGAGTAGAGTTATGATAGCTATAATGGTTGGGATAATAAGACTTATTTTTTGTAAACTCTTGAATGGTGATTCATTTAGGCAGGAATCCTGTTCATGGAGGTAAACCTCCTAGGGATAATAAAATTGATAGAATTATAGATACTGACCATGTTAATTTGTTTCAGGCGTGAGATAGTGATAGGGTTGTAGTGCTTGAATTCAGGCTGAGTGCTAGGAATGCAGTGGTTGTTAGGTTAAAAATGGTAATGTTTGGGTTATATATTACTACTGCTGTTATTCAACCTATATGAATAATTGAGGAGTAGGCTAGAATTTTACATAGTTGTGTTTGGTTAAGTCCTCCTCAACTGCCCACTATAATAGATAAGATCAAGAGAGACAGGAGGATGTTCGTGtttactgatggaaaaatttgatatataaTTGAAATAGGGCCAGTTTTTGTCATGTGAGGAGTAGTATACCGAATGTTAGGGAAGTTCCTTGGGTTACTTCTGGAACTCAGAAGTGAAAAGGGGCTATCCCTAGTTTTATTACtaagctgttattattattaaggaTGAAAGTTGATTAATAGTATTTATTGTTCACTGGAGAACAGGTTATTGAAGAGAATACTTATTATGAGGAATATAGAT
This genomic interval from Gorilla gorilla gorilla isolate KB3781 chromosome 6, NHGRI_mGorGor1-v2.1_pri, whole genome shotgun sequence contains the following:
- the LOC101131481 gene encoding LOW QUALITY PROTEIN: beta-glucuronidase-like (The sequence of the model RefSeq protein was modified relative to this genomic sequence to represent the inferred CDS: inserted 2 bases in 2 codons); amino-acid sequence: MAPSKGRASDRNGRGFAGACWNSCCGKQEEVLLEETGIPRSQGFCPRLRPWIIQPVLGVPAAGPTGQCGAPPARPSRPGTRPQQRWRGGLRRLTRPIRRTPPALLLAPQTAAERWRGKCDPRHGGGCALALQGWMLYPRESPSRESKELGGLWSFRAVLDNRRQGFEEQRYPRPLRESGPTLGVPVPSSFNDICQDWWLRQFVGWVLYEQEVTLPEQWTQHLRTRVVLRIASAHSYAIVWVNGVDTLEHEGXDSSSLVQVGPLSFCPRITITINNTLTPSTLPPGTICYMINTSKYPKGYFVQNTDFDFFNYMGLQRSVLLYTTPTTYIDDITITTGVEHDSAGLVNYQISXKCSNQIQLEVHLLEAENKAVATGAFTQGQLKVPGAVRSLWWPYLMYEHPPIWKGRASDCCIPACRPKAAAGVRLTAQTSLGPLSDFYTLPVGIRTVAVTESQFLINGKPFYFHSINKHEDADLRLCSWILGKGFDWLLLVKDFNLLHWLGANAFCTSHYPYVGEVLQMCDRYGIVVIDECPAVGLVLVQLFNNVSVHQHMWVMEELVCRDKNHPAVVMWSVANKPASYLESASYYFSEEYQKSLPEQYHLGLDQKHRKYVFGELIGNSADFMTMQCEGQRTELKVIPLRPGDKSISDCFLYFVFIYLM